gaaaatggatcatttgtccaaatatttttaaaacatggttcaaatgaacgagtaaaaattaatatgggtgaaatggacatcaaaaaataataagaatgaaactggattcattctgactttaacttaaaaaatagcaaggaggaaactggatgcatcctgatgtaaattaaaaataagaaaaaagtatttgaaaatgggtagaatgAAACTGTtcacatcctggctatttttacatttttgtccatttaaacagtatcaaaatctaaatatccttttcatccaagaattgttgattttggtctttttaaccaattttatgtacCAAAAAGAGAATGTGGAAGAAGTGAAAGAGGTATTAGTGTCACGAATTCTGTCGATGTCGGATAATAGTTTTACTAATAGACTTTACAACTTTACAAAACgttgaaataaatcaacaatttcGATTAGTCTATTCCCAAGAAATAAAAAGTAGATTACTCCTTATTTTTAAACCAcatttgaaattccttggtgccctTCTCCTTTTCGATACTTTATGTCAATATCCAAGATACCTTGTAGGGGTTTTGATCGATCCTTTCGGTGAGTAAATGCTAACTATCTCTTAATACAGTTTAGTTGATTACTAAGACGCTTATTATAGGTCATGAGATCCCCATTTTTATTATCAATGATCTGCGAAGACTCGCAAATAAACTGTCCCTTGCTTTTCCCTCCAATAGTTTGATTTATGGTTCCCTTAGCATCTCACACTCTCACACACTCTCACTCTCAACACACTCCCCCACAACACTTTAATGGGTGCTGGAccttgaaaataaaatattaacaaaaattatcttattttaatatttttatttctattaAAAAACTAGAGTGGGTCCAAAAATGTCATGTTCGGAATCCAGACCCTCTTAGAGGACCTTAAACACTTAAATACCATTAAAAAAATGATTTCTGAATTTTTAATTTAaataataagatttttttttaaatgttaaGCTTTGGTAAAGAGTCCTGATCCTTTCATACTCTTTACTGAAAAACCACACAAAAAAACACTTATTTTAAGTTTTGAAAGTTGGAAATAATATTAAACAACTAAGGGTCCTCTACTATCAGGGGCATAAATATCATATAATGATATTTTTGGTAGGTTTGACATTAAGGTGACACTTTTGGAAACTCATTTCCAAGAATGGCATTTTTAACAATTCAGCTGTCTAAAATTGTCGCCCTTTCCACATTCACACAATTTAGTGACGAAACAGGGATAACCAAGATTTCTCTTTGAAATTTCAGAAGAGATGCTTTCATAAATCTTAATCATTCGATTTATGATTATTTCACAGAGATCAAgttgtttatcatcttctaaaagAAAGTATACGAAATCTGCAAACTCATTTTCCCAGTGTAACCTGTCCCTTATGCTTGTAAAGATGGTTGCAACCGCAAGTTTACCGATATCCATTAAATAAAGAGATATATCATTGGTAGTAATTTTCCTTTCTCCCGGTTAAACCTTTTTCCAATGATAGGGCTGAAATGGTGTCGTGATCAATTTCAAAACCGGTAATCAAATGATTATAATTCTTATTGTACTTAATAATATCACTGCTGACAACAACCAACATTGTTTCCTTCATTGCTTAGTTTTAACTGACTCGTTCTTGTTCTTCTAGTTTTTATTCTCTCATGGGCACTCACTCTTAGTGATAAACCCGTgtctttttctttaatatatataTTTCCACTTATGAGTAAAAGAGAATGGGTAACCCACCATAGCAACCATTTCACTTTTGCTTCCATTCAATGACGATAATATTAAGAGATACGTAGTGTTGGATTCAAGACTGTGTCTTGAGACCTACGTATTCAGTCTGGATTTCTGAGACCAACTTGGATAGTCCATTTAGATGGACCAACTTGGACAGTCCATGTAGAGGGTCTGTTTCCGTACGTAGCAAACTTGAGACCCAAGTAATCAATCTCAAGTCGGTAGGTTTAGGGTTTGTGTCTTGTAACCCAAGTTGAGTCTTGTATAAATTGAAacgtgatgaatgaatgaaacaaAGAGAATTACAAACTtaacatggcatcaagagccGGTTACACTACAAGAAAATGGGCCTTTAGTGACAAATGTTTTCCCATCAAattttttttagtcatgaaacaTATTCACTTGTGACGAATATCAGAATTGTTAGTATAAATATCTTTTTTgcggaaaaaaatatattttgtccTTACAATTGTCACCGAAAGCATGGATGACAACCGAAACTTGTCATGATTTCCTCTGTCGCTGATGATTTGTTCGGCGAGAATTTCGCTAGTCACCAATTATACTTATCCTGACAATGATAAATGTTGGTCGcaaaaataataatttgtaaCTACTATTTCGTTTTCTCTTTAAATATATATAAGGTGACAATATCCAATGGCTCTTGAAAACATTTAACTGCGACGGGACAATATTTTGTCGCCATACTGTTTTTGCATCTAAAATACTTCGCCACGATATAAAATTTAGGTGATAAAAAAAATGTTAACGCTAGCGTGTTTTTTCTTCCACGAAGAAGAATAATCGCTGGAAAGAATGTTTTAGAGTGATAGAATTTTAGACACAACATAAGATTTCCGCTGACGAAATAACTTGTTGTTAGGGTTACTTATACGTTTGTGACAAAAAATAGTTGCTAGTGAAAATAGATTTACAATGACTAAAATTTTGGACATTATAGTGATAAATAATTTCTACTATCTATCATGAACACGAGTGCTTCCCTAATGATTGTTTCAAATGGTTGCCAACAACATTTGAGTTTAGTTTTGGCGAACATGGTAGGTTTCAGTTTAGGGACTGACCTAcccttcattaatattttagcagTTCTTATTAATGCGAGTTGCCTATCACTGATAAGATATTATTGACTCATTCTATTACAACATTAATAGACAGGTCATATAACTTCTCCGCCCAATCGACAATGACATCTTTATATAATCCATCAAAGATTAATTCTTTGTATACTTTTCCATTCACCGATCACTTCAGACTTAATGTACGAATATTATAATCTGTAAAATAAAATCGAATCACAGttcaatgaaaatatattttaaaaacacaaaaaaaatttgTAGAATAATTTAATCAAACTAATAATAAGGCAAAGCCATAAATTACTTAACCGGTTCGAGCAAAAATTAGTCATAAAATGAATATCTAGTGAGTTTCAAAGTAAACTAGCAACGAATATTAAGTTTTAAGTAAAATGACAGTAACGAACTAATATTCTAGATCCGAGTCATCTTCTTCTGGCACAATATCATCAGGCTCTGCCACATCATTGTTGTAGTTAAACAAtgtttcgtcttcttcctcctcatcctcatcatcatctatgACATCCTCAGCTAGAACAAGATCTGCATCTATGATTTCGAGTTCAACATCAGCATCTCTATAAAGTACAGTTGCCTCATTATCATCTTCCTGAACAGCGGATAATAGCAATGGAGCCTCCTTGTTATGGTGATATGCCTCGTCGATAGTTGTTTTTGTTTCTGGTTGTACTTCATTGATATCCATTTCAGGAACATCCCATATGTGTCTATGATGCATTTTCTGAGCCACTTTCCAATTTGCTCCATGCTTATAGTCATCTAGGTATAACACTTGTTGCGATTGTGATGCAAGAACGAAAGGATCACCCTTGTACCATATTCTATTAGTATTTATACATGTCAAACTATAATCCTTTCGAATTCTTGTCTTTTCAGGAGTTatgtcaaaccaatcacatttaAATAATACAACTCGGTATCCATACAAAAAGTCTAACTCAATAACATCTTGCAAGATACCGAAGAATTCAATTGGCTTACTATTGTGTTCCCCATCTACTACCAATCCGCTATTCTGGGTCGTTCGACGAAGTTCGCGTTGTTTGGTATGGAATCGAACTCCATTATAGATACAAGCAGAAAATGATTTTGCGCGAGATTCAACACCCTGTGCTAACGAATGCAATTCATCACTAACCCCTGAAAACTTTTCATGATACGATTTTCCGATCTGcacattttcagaaaaaaaaacaataaacaaaatgaatATACACTGTTGCTCCTTATTGAGTGATGCATCTAAAAAcaatatgttttctttttcttacgagatTTTGCAATTTAAAACATAAGAGCCACTTGAAATGTAACTAAACTAGAAAATGAGATCATCCCATGCAGGGACGTTTCAATCAGAAATGAATAAATATATATCTTATTCAAAATgatttttaagaattaataagcTGCGAACACCAAAAAAACTTCGCTAGTATATAGTTAAGACGAATTTGGTGCATTGCAGAGCACAATAATTATATAGGATCATTAATTGTAAAAATCAATTACTTACCCTCTTTCGAAACCACACAGGAAATAGTTTTTGATGCCTCGGTAACAAGTTGTCATTTGATTCTGCTTTCAGCACATTCAAATGTTCACTGTATTGGCAAAGATAAATAAGAAAACTTTTTGATTCTAATGAAAATATTTGGTGTACAACAGAATAACAATAATTATTACAAGATCGGATGAGGCACTTACTACATATATGGTTTCACCTCGTCACAATTATTGAGTATATACCAATGCATATGTTCTCGTTCTTCTAGAGTCAGTGATTTTATAGATTTTGTACCGAAGGGACGGACATCCTGAGCGAAAACAGACAGCTTTCCCTTGCGTCGTTGACTATCATCTGAATTATCATTATTTCGTTCTGGGCGATTAAATTTAGTTTCAATCCCACGTAAATACAATGAGAAAAATGTCAAAGCTTCATTAATAATGTATGCTTCCGCTATTGAACCCTCTGGTCGTGCTTTATTCTTCACGTAACGCTTAAGTGTTCCAAGGTACCTATATAAACAAAAACTCTTAAAACTATGTGATTTTTCTATGAACAACAAAAAGGTACTTGCACTAGAAGAAAAACACAAGCATATGAAATAAACACGTAATGAGAGTTAAGAGCACCTTTCGATAGGATACATCCAACTATAACCAACTGGACCAACAAGTTTAGCTTCTCGGGGTAAGTGAATAGCCAAATGAACCATGACATCAAAAAATGCCGGTGGAAATATTCTTTCCAACTTACAAAGAATCAAAACTatacctttttccatttcttccaaGTGACTCACATTCAGTTTCTTCGCACATAAATCATGAAAGAAATTACTCAACTCAATTAAGGCAGTGCATACATCTGTGGGCAGAAACGAACGAATTCCAACCGGGAGAATTTTTTGTAACAACACGTGACAGTCATGACTTTTCAAACCTGATATCTTCCCATCATCCACATTAACACTCCTCGCTATGTTAGCCGCGTATCCATCTGGGAACTTCACTGATTTCAGAAACCTACAAAACTCTTTCCTTTGCTCCGTTGTTAAAGCATAGGAAGCTGGAGGCTTTATAAATTTTTCTCCTTTACGCTTTAGGTGCAATTCTGGTCTAATATTCATGTCTTCCAAATCCAAGCGAGCTTTAAACGTATCTTTGGTcttcaattcctgatttaacaAGGTTCCCACGATATTATCGCATATATTTTTCTCAACAtgcataacatcaattttatgcCTGATTTTAAGATGTGACCAGTATGGAAGCTCATAGAAAATACTCTTTTTTGTCCAACTCAGCTCTTTCTTGGTACGGCTTCTTTTCTTGCTTCCCTTATCTGGATGCTTTCCGAAACAACTTTTAACTCCCAGTTTTTCCATTTGCTGTAAAAGTTGAATGCCTGTCAACTCTTTCGGTGGACTGTGAAGCTCATCATGTCCATCATGAAGTTTGTTTCTCCGCCATGGATGTCGGGGAGGCAAGAACCTACGATGACGCAGATAACCTATCTTACTCCTCAATGCACGAGACGGTGGGTCATCATTACATACTGGACACGCTAAGTAACCTTTTGTACTCCATCCTGATAAATTAGCATATGCTGGGAAGTCATTTATGGTCCACAATACAGCTGCGTGCATACGAAAAGTTTTTCTGTGGAGGCATCATATGTTTCCACTCCTTTTTCCCACAACTCTTTTAGCTCATCTATTAAGGGTCGTAGATACACATCGATATCGTTACCAGGTGCTTTCTTGCCAGGAATAAGTAACGCCATCATGAAAAAAGGTTGTTTCATACACTTCCAAGGGGGTAAATTGTAGGGCATCACTATAATTGGCCACATGCTGTACACATTATTCATATTTCCAAAGGGATTAAACCCATCAGTAGCAAGACCTAACCTTACATTTCGAGGATCTTCTGCAAATTGTGGATATCgcaaatcaaaatgcttccatgcTTCAGCATCAGCAGGATGCCTTAAAACCCCTTCAGGAGCAACATGTTCTTTGTGCCATCTCATATCATCAGCTGTATGCCTTGAAGCAAATAATCTCTGTAGTCTTGGTTTTAAAGGAAAATAGCGCAGTACCTTGTGTGGGATCTTCTTACCCTTTCCGTCATTGAATTTGTACCTAGGCTCGTGGCATACTGGACAATCATCCCTATCCTTATGTTCCTTCCAATATAAAGCACAGTCATTTTTACATGCATCAATCGATTCATATCCCAATCCAAGATCACGCAATATCTTTTTAGCTTCATAGTATGAACTCGGAATTGTATTATCTTTTGGAAAAGATTTCTTAAGCAACTCAAGCTGCATCTCAAAACTTTTGTTGCTCCAACAGTTGAGCACTTTGAGATGCATTAACTCTACAAGGAAAGTTAATGACGAGTAATCTGTACAACAAGGGTATAGTTCTTGCTTAGCTTTGCCTAATAGCTCCTCAAACTTTgtactagcttcacccaaattaTTTGTACTATCATCTTCACCCGAATCATCATTAGTTTCTCCGTGCCTACCTATATCTGCATGACTATCAAAAGGCCCAGCATTATCAGCATCATGTAACATATCAAGTACACCTATATTATTTCCAGAATGGG
This is a stretch of genomic DNA from Papaver somniferum cultivar HN1 chromosome 1, ASM357369v1, whole genome shotgun sequence. It encodes these proteins:
- the LOC113340610 gene encoding uncharacterized protein LOC113340610; its protein translation is MTKNYLLSKNEELCTCPCKKCVNRNPPTSLAEIEHHLFTTGMAGSYKIWVLHGEEDNPTQNQSASSHDYVFNDGTTHSGNNIGVLDMLHDADNAGPFDSHADIGRHGETNDDSGEDDSTNNLGEASTKFEELLGKAKQELYPCCTDYSSLTFLVELMHLKVLNCWSNKSFEMQLELLKKSFPKDNTIPSSYYEAKKILRDLGLGYESIDACKNDCALYWKEHKDRDDCPVCHEPRYKFNDGKGKKIPHKVLRYFPLKPRLQRLFASRHTADDMRWHKEHVAPEGVLRHPADAEAWKHFDLRYPQFAEDPRNVRLGLATDGFNPFGNMNNVYSMWPIIVMPYNLPPWKCMKQPFFMMALLIPGKKAPAVLWTINDFPAYANLSGWSTKGYLACPVCNDDPPSRALRSKIGYLRHRRFLPPRHPWRRNKLHDGHDELHSPPKELTGIQLLQQMEKLGVKSCFGKHPDKGSKKRSRTKKELSWTKKSIFYELPYWSHLKIRHKIDVMHVEKNICDNIVGTLLNQELKTKDTFKARLDLEDMNIRPELHLKRKGEKFIKPPASYALTTEQRKEFCRFLKSVKFPDGYAANIARSVNVDDGKISGLKSHDCHVLLQKILPVGIRSFLPTDVCTALIELSNFFHDLCAKKLNVSHLEEMEKGIVLILCKLERIFPPAFFDVMVHLAIHLPREAKLVGPVGYSWMYPIERYLGTLKRYVKNKARPEGSIAEAYIINEALTFFSLYLRGIETKFNRPERNNDNSDDSQRRKGKLSVFAQDVRPFGTKSIKSLTLEEREHMHCEHLNVLKAESNDNLLPRHQKLFPVWFRKRIGKSYHEKFSGVSDELHSLAQGVESRAKSFSACIYNGVRFHTKQRELRRTTQNSGLVVDGEHNSKPIEFFGILQDVIELDFLYGYRVVLFKCDWFDITPEKTRIRKDYSLTCINTNRIWYKGDPFVLASQSQQVLYLDDYKHGANWKVAQKMHHRHIWDVPEMDINEVQPETKTTIDEAYHHNKEAPLLLSAVQEDDNEATVLYRDADVELEIIDADLVLAEDVIDDDEDEEEEDETLFNYNNDVAEPDDIVPEEDDSDLEY